In Acidianus brierleyi, one genomic interval encodes:
- a CDS encoding D-2-hydroxyacid dehydrogenase, translated as MQSEKVNSINKENLQILITDPMNEYMLKSLKEKGFKVTYSPSIEREELLKIIENYDVIVVRSRTKVDKEIIEKGKRLKIIARAGIGLDNIDTDEAENRGIKVVYAPGASTDSAVELTIGLMVAGARNFYTSMNLAKSGIFKKISGIELAGKTLGIIGFGRIGTKVGIIAKSMGMNVLAYDVIDIRKRAEEIGATSVSLDELVRKSDIISVHVTVGKDAKPIIGKDEFEKMKDGVMIVNTSRAVAIDGKALLEYINKNKVLAYAADVFWHEPPKEEWEMELLKHERVTVTTHIGAQTKEAQYRVAVMTTQNLLDALAEIGVK; from the coding sequence ATGCAGAGCGAGAAAGTTAATTCTATAAATAAAGAAAACCTTCAAATACTAATAACTGATCCCATGAATGAGTACATGTTAAAGTCATTGAAAGAAAAGGGATTTAAAGTTACATATAGTCCTAGTATTGAAAGAGAAGAGCTTTTGAAAATTATAGAAAATTATGATGTAATAGTAGTTAGAAGTAGAACTAAAGTTGATAAAGAAATTATAGAAAAAGGCAAAAGACTAAAGATAATAGCTAGAGCCGGTATAGGTCTAGATAATATTGACACTGACGAGGCTGAAAATAGAGGAATAAAAGTAGTCTATGCTCCTGGAGCATCTACAGATTCTGCGGTAGAACTTACAATTGGTTTAATGGTTGCTGGAGCTAGAAATTTCTATACATCAATGAATCTAGCTAAATCTGGAATTTTTAAGAAAATTTCAGGAATAGAATTAGCGGGTAAAACTTTAGGTATAATAGGTTTTGGAAGAATAGGAACTAAAGTAGGTATAATAGCTAAGTCTATGGGTATGAATGTTTTAGCGTATGATGTTATAGATATACGTAAACGTGCTGAAGAGATAGGAGCTACTAGTGTTAGTTTAGACGAGCTAGTTAGGAAGTCCGATATAATAAGTGTCCATGTTACTGTAGGAAAAGATGCCAAGCCGATAATAGGCAAGGATGAATTCGAAAAGATGAAAGATGGCGTAATGATAGTAAACACAAGCCGTGCAGTAGCTATAGACGGAAAGGCTCTTCTGGAATATATAAATAAAAATAAGGTATTAGCTTACGCTGCAGATGTCTTCTGGCATGAACCTCCTAAGGAAGAGTGGGAAATGGAATTACTAAAGCATGAAAGAGTAACTGTTACAACACATATAGGAGCTCAGACCAAAGAGGCGCAATATAGAGTAGCAGTGATGACAACTCAAAATCTACTAGATGCATTAGCTGAAATAGGTGTAAAATAA
- a CDS encoding N-glycosylase/DNA lyase, whose translation MLRNLLKDVKLRARVLERAEEFKLNNLSNENVWFRELVLCILTANSSFISAYNALQNLGDKIFYENKENISLSLKKSGYRFYNIKSYYIVKDRELIYGKLKNTIKNIAETDQLKAREYLLKLYGIGMKEASHFLRNVGYFNLAIIDRHILNFLSDYVEIRNKQLSRSEYIYLESILRSISTYFNLYPGLLDLFIWFKETKMIVK comes from the coding sequence GTGCTAAGAAATCTTCTAAAAGACGTAAAGTTAAGGGCAAGAGTTCTAGAAAGAGCAGAAGAGTTTAAGCTAAACAATTTATCTAATGAGAATGTGTGGTTTAGGGAGCTAGTACTTTGTATATTAACGGCTAATTCATCGTTTATATCTGCGTATAATGCTTTACAAAATCTAGGAGACAAGATTTTTTACGAAAATAAAGAAAATATCTCTCTATCATTAAAAAAATCTGGTTATAGGTTTTATAATATTAAATCTTATTATATAGTAAAGGATAGAGAATTAATATATGGTAAATTAAAAAATACTATAAAGAATATAGCAGAGACTGATCAGTTAAAAGCTAGAGAATATTTACTAAAGCTTTATGGAATAGGAATGAAAGAAGCTAGTCATTTTTTAAGGAACGTAGGCTATTTCAATCTTGCAATAATAGATAGACATATATTAAATTTTCTGAGTGATTATGTAGAAATAAGGAATAAACAATTATCAAGGTCAGAATATATATACTTAGAATCAATTTTAAGAAGTATCTCAACTTATTTTAATTTGTATCCCGGACTATTGGATCTGTTTATATGGTTTAAAGAGACCAAAATGATAGTAAAATAA